One genomic segment of Trichococcus shcherbakoviae includes these proteins:
- a CDS encoding endonuclease/exonuclease/phosphatase family protein — MKLLTLNTYSWVQTADPETYAALITDILENEYDAIALQEVNQLSSGTSVNEPEGYLPTQNEIPIKSDNFAYFLVKFLAEKGLSYHWSWVPCHQGYFRFDEGVAILSKAPIQSVEQVQLSVVNDFENIHTRRALVLETEAAAFVSVHLSWWKAEEENPFLREWTSVEAAVKKLRGTKPIYVMGDVNNPADVRNEGYDLITNAGWQDAYAVAATRIGSATVPPAIDGWEGNEVPLRIDYIFSDQPQAVETYEVKFDGKKLPCVSDHYGVAVTYL; from the coding sequence ATGAAACTACTGACTTTGAATACGTACAGCTGGGTCCAAACAGCAGACCCCGAAACTTACGCCGCCCTGATTACGGACATTCTGGAAAACGAATACGACGCCATCGCTTTGCAGGAGGTGAATCAGCTTTCCAGCGGCACAAGCGTCAACGAACCGGAGGGCTATCTGCCCACCCAGAACGAAATCCCGATCAAATCGGATAACTTCGCCTACTTCTTGGTGAAGTTCTTGGCGGAGAAAGGACTTTCCTATCATTGGTCCTGGGTACCTTGCCACCAAGGCTACTTCCGTTTCGATGAAGGAGTCGCCATCCTCAGCAAAGCGCCGATTCAGTCAGTCGAACAGGTCCAACTTTCTGTAGTCAATGATTTCGAAAACATCCACACCCGCCGCGCTTTGGTCCTCGAGACCGAAGCAGCCGCTTTCGTCTCCGTCCACCTTTCTTGGTGGAAAGCGGAAGAAGAAAATCCGTTCCTACGGGAGTGGACTTCCGTTGAGGCTGCAGTTAAAAAGCTGCGCGGCACCAAGCCCATCTATGTCATGGGTGACGTCAACAACCCAGCCGATGTCCGCAATGAAGGCTACGACCTGATCACGAATGCCGGCTGGCAGGATGCCTACGCCGTCGCCGCAACGCGAATCGGATCTGCAACCGTTCCGCCGGCAATCGACGGCTGGGAAGGAAACGAAGTCCCCTTGCGCATCGACTATATCTTCTCAGACCAGCCGCAAGCGGTCGAAACGTACGAAGTCAAATTCGACGGGAAGAAATTGCCTTGCGTGTCCGATCATTATGGGGTTGCGGTTACGTATTTGTGA
- a CDS encoding glycoside hydrolase family 65 protein, producing the protein MMTQQIFEINPWKVTTKQLDKENRRLQESLTSLGNGYMGMRGNFEEAYSGDHHQGTYVAGVWYPDKTRVGWWKNGYPEYFGKVINAMNFLYMHIFVDGEEIDLHKDETKDFALTLDMEKGRLERFFTVVKNGKEVTVHFTRFLSIDIKELCAIKVEITASENAEIRIESALDGNVQNEDANYDEMFWEWVEQTDDTLVVETIPNNFGIERFSVAATMHHKATGFNQKGNNSKELFVSQVFEGEAGNGQVLSLEKYVTLTTSRDHAKDQLAATAEEIYATKVAGQSFEELEAKQANLWTKRWDLADVEIGGDDEAQQGIRFNLFQLFSTYYGEDERLNIGPKGFTGEKYGGATYWDTEAYGVPFYLAVTEPEVTRNLLKYRHNQLPGAFHNAKQQGLKGALYPMVTFTGVECHNEWEITFEEIHRNGAIPYAIYNYTAYTGDESYLAEEGLEVLSAVSRFWADRVHFSQNKQCYMIHGVTGPNEYENNINNNWYTNRLAVWVLRYTLESLEKYPERAEALGITAAEKAKWQDIIDNMYFPYDEERQVFVQHDTFLDKDLKPVSALDKADLPLNQHWSWDKILRSCFIKQADVLQGIYLFGDEFTLEEKERNFDFYEPMTVHESSLSPCIHAILAAELHKEEKAVELYQRTARLDLDNYNNDTEDGLHITSMTGSWLTIAEGFAGMRAKDGLSFAPFLPKDWTHYQFHINYRGSLILIAVNEEHVSLTLVKGEALSVRIYDEELQLKDEIKVALKKTVSA; encoded by the coding sequence ATGATGACGCAACAAATTTTTGAGATCAATCCATGGAAAGTGACAACCAAACAATTAGACAAAGAAAACCGCCGCCTGCAGGAAAGTCTGACGAGTCTCGGCAACGGCTATATGGGCATGCGCGGAAACTTCGAGGAAGCCTACTCGGGCGATCACCATCAAGGAACGTATGTGGCGGGCGTCTGGTATCCCGACAAAACACGCGTCGGCTGGTGGAAAAACGGTTATCCGGAATATTTCGGAAAAGTGATCAATGCGATGAATTTCCTGTATATGCACATCTTTGTGGACGGGGAAGAAATCGATCTGCATAAGGATGAAACGAAAGACTTTGCCTTGACGTTGGATATGGAAAAAGGCCGCCTGGAACGCTTCTTTACGGTAGTGAAGAACGGCAAAGAAGTCACTGTCCATTTCACACGCTTCCTGAGCATCGACATTAAGGAGCTTTGCGCCATCAAAGTGGAAATCACAGCTTCAGAAAATGCTGAGATCCGTATCGAAAGTGCTCTGGACGGGAATGTCCAAAACGAAGATGCCAACTATGATGAAATGTTCTGGGAATGGGTCGAACAAACGGACGATACGCTGGTCGTCGAAACGATCCCGAACAACTTCGGCATTGAACGTTTCAGTGTGGCTGCAACGATGCACCACAAAGCGACAGGCTTCAATCAAAAAGGCAACAACAGCAAAGAATTGTTCGTCTCCCAAGTGTTCGAAGGGGAAGCCGGAAACGGCCAAGTCCTTTCATTAGAGAAATACGTGACGCTGACGACGAGCCGCGATCATGCGAAGGACCAGCTGGCAGCAACTGCCGAAGAAATCTACGCCACCAAAGTAGCTGGCCAAAGTTTCGAAGAATTGGAAGCAAAACAAGCGAATCTGTGGACTAAGCGTTGGGATCTGGCGGATGTCGAAATCGGCGGAGATGACGAAGCGCAACAAGGAATCCGTTTCAACCTGTTCCAACTGTTCTCTACTTATTACGGCGAAGATGAGCGCCTGAACATCGGACCGAAAGGCTTCACCGGCGAGAAATACGGCGGCGCTACCTACTGGGATACGGAAGCTTACGGCGTGCCGTTCTACTTGGCGGTTACCGAGCCGGAAGTTACCCGCAATCTCTTGAAATACCGTCACAACCAATTGCCGGGCGCTTTCCATAATGCGAAGCAACAAGGGTTGAAGGGCGCGTTGTATCCGATGGTGACCTTCACCGGCGTGGAGTGCCACAATGAATGGGAAATCACTTTCGAGGAAATCCACCGCAATGGTGCGATCCCTTACGCAATCTACAATTACACCGCCTATACAGGCGATGAAAGCTACCTGGCCGAAGAAGGGCTGGAAGTGCTCAGCGCCGTCAGCCGTTTCTGGGCGGACCGCGTACACTTCTCACAAAACAAGCAATGCTACATGATCCATGGCGTAACCGGACCGAACGAGTACGAAAACAACATCAACAACAACTGGTACACAAACCGTTTGGCTGTCTGGGTGCTGCGTTATACTTTGGAAAGCCTGGAGAAGTATCCGGAACGCGCAGAAGCATTGGGCATCACCGCAGCCGAAAAAGCAAAATGGCAGGACATCATCGACAACATGTACTTCCCGTACGATGAGGAGCGCCAAGTTTTCGTGCAGCACGACACGTTCCTGGACAAAGATCTGAAACCGGTCAGCGCGCTGGACAAAGCTGATTTGCCATTGAACCAACACTGGTCATGGGACAAGATTTTGCGTTCTTGCTTCATCAAACAAGCCGACGTCCTGCAAGGGATCTACCTGTTCGGTGACGAATTCACGTTGGAAGAAAAAGAACGCAACTTTGACTTCTACGAGCCGATGACCGTGCATGAATCAAGCTTGTCGCCATGCATCCACGCGATCCTTGCGGCCGAGCTGCACAAGGAAGAAAAAGCTGTGGAACTGTACCAACGCACTGCCCGCCTGGATCTGGACAACTACAACAATGATACCGAAGACGGCTTGCACATCACTTCGATGACCGGTAGCTGGTTGACGATTGCGGAAGGCTTCGCCGGCATGCGCGCCAAAGACGGTCTGAGCTTCGCGCCGTTCTTGCCGAAAGACTGGACGCACTACCAATTCCACATCAACTACCGCGGTAGCTTGATCCTGATCGCGGTGAACGAAGAACACGTCAGCTTGACCTTGGTGAAAGGCGAAGCGTTGTCTGTCCGCATCTATGATGAAGAACTGCAACTGAAAGATGAAATCAAAGTCGCACTGAAAAAGACCGTGTCCGCATGA
- the pgmB gene encoding beta-phosphoglucomutase yields MLKAVLFDLDGVITDTAKFHFLAWRDLGAELGVTVDEAFNEELKGVSRIDSLERILAFGGLADKYSTAEKEALCTKKNDHYLELIQEMTPADILPGILPLLEELREAGLKAIVTSASKNAPGILELLQVKDYFDGIVDPASVAAGKPAPDIFLAGAELAGAKPAECIGVEDAASGVEAIKAAHIPAIAIGDAEVLAQADRVLADTSDLSLAVLRDTWEKATANG; encoded by the coding sequence ATGTTGAAAGCAGTATTGTTCGACTTGGACGGCGTCATCACCGACACTGCCAAATTCCATTTTTTGGCCTGGCGTGACCTCGGCGCGGAGTTGGGGGTCACCGTTGACGAAGCCTTCAATGAAGAGCTGAAGGGTGTCAGCCGCATCGATTCGCTCGAGCGCATCCTGGCATTCGGCGGCTTGGCGGATAAATATTCCACAGCTGAAAAAGAAGCCTTGTGCACAAAGAAAAATGACCATTATCTGGAATTGATCCAGGAAATGACACCGGCGGACATCCTGCCTGGCATCCTGCCGCTTTTGGAAGAATTGCGCGAAGCGGGTCTGAAGGCGATCGTGACTTCCGCCAGCAAGAACGCACCTGGCATCCTGGAGCTTTTGCAGGTCAAGGACTACTTCGACGGCATCGTCGATCCAGCCTCAGTGGCTGCAGGTAAACCGGCTCCGGACATCTTCTTGGCCGGCGCGGAGCTGGCAGGGGCAAAACCAGCCGAGTGCATCGGCGTGGAAGATGCCGCTTCAGGCGTGGAGGCCATCAAAGCTGCGCATATTCCTGCGATCGCAATCGGCGACGCTGAAGTGCTGGCGCAAGCCGACCGCGTCTTGGCGGACACGAGCGACTTGTCGCTTGCCGTCCTGCGCGATACGTGGGAGAAGGCGACGGCCAATGGCTAG
- a CDS encoding PTS transporter subunit IIBC, with translation MKKIFTFDFWQKFGKALMVVIAVMPAAGLMISIGKMIAMFSGDVQLLLTTAGVIEDLGWAVIVNLHILFAVAIGGSWAKERAGGAFAALLAFILINRTTGKLFAVTGDMLATDGATTKTLFGQDILVNGYFTNVLGAPALNMGVFVGIIAGFVGAVIFNKYYNYRKLPDALSFFNGKRFVPFVVIGWSVLISLVLAIIWPVVQTGINNFGIWIADSADTAPILAPFVYGTLERLLLPFGLHHMLTIPMNYTSLGGTYTILTGAAAGSQVFGQDPLWLAWASDLVNLNNTGDTAAYNELLNAFTPARFKVGQMIGAAGSLMGLAYAMYRNVDVDKRPKYKSMFFSAAIAVFLTGVTEPLEYMFMFAAPLLYGVYAVLQGVAFAMADIISLRVHSFGTLEFLTRIPMSLKAGLWLDVVNYIWVTLAFAVIMYFVANFMIKRFKFATPGRLGNYTDFDGEAEEAAPATAKPEGNAGASDNDKLVWNIIDAFGGQENITEVDACMTRLRVTVKDETQVAEDKKWSTLGARGVIRKGKGIQVVYGPQADVLKSDIIDLLGR, from the coding sequence ATGAAGAAAATATTTACGTTTGATTTTTGGCAAAAATTCGGTAAAGCTTTGATGGTTGTTATCGCGGTCATGCCGGCAGCTGGTTTGATGATCAGTATCGGCAAGATGATCGCTATGTTCTCGGGGGATGTCCAACTGTTGCTGACAACGGCTGGGGTTATCGAAGATCTGGGCTGGGCTGTCATCGTCAACCTGCATATCCTGTTCGCCGTCGCCATCGGGGGATCTTGGGCAAAAGAACGTGCCGGCGGAGCCTTCGCAGCACTGCTTGCCTTCATCCTAATCAACCGCACGACCGGTAAACTTTTCGCAGTAACCGGAGATATGCTGGCTACGGACGGCGCGACTACCAAAACGTTATTCGGCCAAGATATCCTGGTCAATGGCTACTTCACGAACGTTTTGGGTGCACCTGCTTTGAATATGGGTGTCTTCGTTGGGATCATCGCCGGTTTTGTCGGTGCCGTCATCTTCAACAAATACTACAATTACCGCAAACTTCCTGATGCGTTGTCCTTCTTCAACGGCAAACGCTTCGTGCCTTTCGTCGTCATTGGTTGGTCCGTTCTAATTTCCCTTGTTTTGGCAATCATCTGGCCAGTCGTTCAGACCGGCATCAATAATTTCGGGATTTGGATCGCGGACTCCGCGGATACCGCACCGATTTTGGCGCCTTTCGTATATGGTACGTTGGAACGTCTCTTGTTGCCGTTCGGTCTGCACCATATGCTGACGATTCCGATGAACTACACTTCTTTGGGTGGAACTTACACCATTTTGACAGGCGCTGCTGCAGGTTCTCAAGTGTTCGGTCAAGATCCGCTTTGGTTGGCTTGGGCCAGCGATTTGGTGAACTTGAACAACACCGGCGATACAGCAGCCTACAATGAGTTGCTTAACGCATTCACTCCTGCCCGCTTTAAAGTTGGTCAAATGATCGGCGCAGCCGGCAGCTTGATGGGCTTGGCTTATGCTATGTACCGCAACGTCGATGTCGACAAACGTCCGAAATACAAATCCATGTTCTTCTCCGCAGCCATCGCTGTTTTCCTGACAGGGGTAACCGAACCGCTTGAGTACATGTTCATGTTCGCTGCACCACTGCTTTACGGCGTTTATGCAGTCCTACAAGGAGTCGCATTCGCCATGGCCGATATCATCAGCCTGCGCGTCCACTCCTTCGGTACGCTGGAATTCCTGACACGCATCCCGATGTCCTTGAAAGCCGGCTTATGGTTGGATGTCGTCAACTACATCTGGGTGACGCTCGCGTTTGCTGTCATCATGTACTTCGTCGCCAACTTCATGATCAAACGCTTCAAATTCGCAACGCCAGGCCGTTTGGGCAACTACACGGACTTCGACGGCGAAGCGGAAGAAGCTGCTCCTGCCACTGCGAAACCGGAAGGCAACGCTGGTGCATCCGATAACGACAAACTTGTTTGGAACATCATCGACGCATTCGGCGGACAAGAAAACATCACTGAAGTCGATGCTTGCATGACCCGTCTGCGCGTCACGGTCAAAGATGAAACCCAAGTTGCAGAAGATAAAAAATGGTCCACATTGGGTGCACGCGGCGTCATCCGCAAAGGCAAAGGCATCCAAGTCGTGTACGGTCCCCAAGCAGATGTCCTAAAATCTGATATAATAGATTTATTAGGAAGATAG